A genomic region of Acidobacteriota bacterium contains the following coding sequences:
- a CDS encoding ImmA/IrrE family metallo-endopeptidase produces MGSLERTPEEYATELLGYFEMPRVGDVNSFAQMIGLKVREVPSQTFDGALIRVPNKLKGVVAVRETIRESGKKAFTVAHEIGHFVLPGHGTADCSCTAKDINSWQAHVSRQKEVSANRFASELLLPARRLYEIVNHRKATLALAQEIANKYQTSLTATAIKCVDVTDEACALVWSTNNHIEWTHKNDSFWPFIPKTRLDQNSCSGRLFLDHSHPAAEGEVEADVWLSLDNDSDKPTLWEDSLFLPYYNAVLSILTIEF; encoded by the coding sequence ATGGGTTCCCTTGAACGAACGCCGGAAGAATACGCAACGGAGTTACTGGGTTACTTCGAAATGCCAAGGGTTGGAGATGTTAACTCATTTGCCCAGATGATTGGCTTAAAAGTTCGTGAAGTGCCTTCTCAGACTTTCGATGGCGCTCTGATTCGCGTCCCAAATAAGTTAAAGGGTGTCGTCGCGGTACGCGAAACGATACGTGAGTCTGGTAAAAAGGCTTTTACCGTGGCTCACGAGATTGGCCATTTCGTTCTACCAGGTCATGGCACGGCTGATTGTTCCTGTACTGCAAAGGACATCAATTCTTGGCAAGCACACGTCTCACGCCAAAAGGAGGTTTCGGCCAATCGGTTTGCCTCAGAACTATTGCTTCCGGCTAGGAGGCTGTATGAAATTGTTAACCACCGGAAGGCAACCCTTGCCCTGGCGCAAGAAATTGCGAACAAATACCAAACCTCTCTCACGGCAACAGCAATTAAATGCGTCGACGTAACCGATGAGGCGTGCGCATTAGTCTGGAGCACTAATAATCACATTGAGTGGACGCATAAGAACGACTCTTTTTGGCCGTTCATTCCCAAGACACGACTAGACCAGAACTCCTGCTCCGGTCGCCTTTTCTTGGATCATTCCCATCCGGCGGCCGAGGGCGAAGTAGAAGCGGACGTTTGGTTAAGTCTCGACAATGATAGTGATAAGCCTACGCTTTGGGAAGATTCGCTATTTCTCCCATATTACAATGCTGTGCTTTCGATTCTCACCATCGAATTCTGA